TGCAGCCTCTACGCCCTCGGTTTCGCAGGCTATTTCTGGGAGGTCTTTCACAAGTACATGCCCGGGCTGACCGAAAGCGTATTCGGTGTTGCCGGCGAGTACGTTCCGATCGCCCTGGTCACGCTCCTGGTCAGCTTCATCTTCCTCAGGTTGAATATCCGAGGGGCACAGGTAACTGGCTTGGCCGAAAACACGCTCACAATGGCGAAACTGGTCGTGCTTGGCATTTTCGTCGCGTACGGGCTCAAGAAAATCTTCGGTGCCCCAGCCGAATCCGCCGCCGGCTTCACGCCGTTCTTCCCCCTCGGCGCGAGCGGCGTCGTAGTGGCGATGGGTCTGACGTTCATCGCTTTCGAGGGGTACGACCTGATCGCGACTGTGGCCGAAGAAATCAAAGAGCCCGAAAAGAACATCCCGCGCGCGACGTTCATCGCCCTGGCGGTCACGATCGTCATGTACCTTCTCATCCTCTTCGTTTCTCTGGGAGCGATTTCAGTTGACGGAATGGCCTCCTGGGAGTTTCTCGGCAAGTACGGAGAAACCGCCATCGTCCGCGCCGCGGAACAGTTCATGCCTGCGTTTGGCGTCGCTGTGATCGTCGTCGGCGGACTTCTGTCAACAATGTCGGCGCTCAACGCGACAATACTCGCCGCATCCCGTGTGGCCTTTTCGATGGCCCGCGACCGCTGGTTGCCGAAAAAGATCTCTCACATCGATCCGGTGCGGAGAACGCCGAAGTTTGCCATCATCGTGACCGGCGTGATCCTGCTTGCGATGGCCGTTGCGCTGCCGATCGAAACAGTCGGTTCGGCTGCGAGCCTCATCTTTCTCCTCACCTTCGCGCTGGTCAATCTTTCGGTCATCGCACTGCGGCGCAAGTCCCCGGAGATCGAGCGCAAATACAGGGTGCCGTTTTATCCCCTGACGCCGATTCTCGGCATCATCCTCAACGTCTTCCTCGCCCTCTACCAATTCACGTTCCAGCCGATCGCCTGGTACATCACAATTGGCTGGATCGTGTTCGGCCTGCTTCTCTATTACGCCTACTCCGACAAATTGGCCGGCGACATCGAGCCTCAGGTGCTCGTGCCCTCGCGACGCGTTGACGAGCCTCGGCCCGAGGATTCGGTGTTGGTGGTCCTCCACAGTCCGGACTCCATGAAGACCCTGATCGACTTCGCAGCGCCGGTGGCAGAGCAGCGCCAGAGGCGTCTGGTGGCCATCACGGTGGTCGAGGTCCCGCCGCAGCTTCCAGTTCACGAGGGGATCCGGTTCGCACACCACAAGGAGGCCCTGCTTCGAGCTGCCCAGCAGTACGGCAGAGAGCTCGGAGTCACGATCGAAACCGACCTGGTCATCGCTCACCGGGTCGAGGAGGGCATTCTCACCGGCGCGCTGCGCCACCGAGCGGACATGATGCTCCTTGCCTGGAAGGGATTCACCCATACCAGCAAACGGGTGTTCGGGGAGACCGTCGACCACATTGTCCGACTCGCTCCATGCGACCTGATGGTTCTCAAGATCGCCGGCGACGACTTTCATACCTGTCTCTTCCCGACCGCCGGCGGACCGAATGCGCAGCTCGCCGCAGACCTCCTCAATGCGCTTGCGGAGGCATTCGACATGGTCGTCACCGTGGGTTACGTCGTCCCTCCGGGCGCCGACGAAGACACTCGCCACACCGCCACCAACTGGATCGACAAGACCCTCGCCCATTCGCAGCTCAGCGTCCCGGTCGAGAAAAAACTCATCGAATCCACTTCGGTCGCCGGCGGCCTCGGCAAGGCAAGCCGGGATTTCGACCTGGTCATCATCGGGGCGGCCAAAGAACCGCTCTTCCGAAAAATCCTGGTTGGGGAGATCCCACAGAATGTCGCCCGATACTCGCCCGCCTCGGTGCTCGTCGTGAAGCGCTACGAGGGACCGTTCAAGACGACATTCAAGAAAATCCTGGGTTGAGCGTACGGTCAGTCGTCGATGATCTACCCTCGACTCATCAACACAAGAGGAGCACGCAATGACTGGACCCACCATCGGCATCCTCGGTCTCGGCGCCTACCTGCCGGAACGGATCATGACAAATGACGACTGGGCCGAACATGTTGACACTTCCGATGAGTGGATCACCGCGCGCACCGGCATCAAGACACGAAGACTGGCGGAGGAGGACCAGACAACCGTCGACCTCGCCGCAGCCGCTGCCCGACGGGCGCTCGAAGATGCCGACACGGCAATCGAGGAGATCGACGAAATCATCGTCGCTACCGACACACCGGAGGTCTACATTCCCGACACCGCGTCACACCTCCAAAATCGGCTCGGAGCCAGGGAGGTGCCCGCCTTTGACCTCGGTGGCAGCGGTTGCGCCGGATTCGTTCTCGGCCTCGACATCGCCCGCTCACGGGCCAGCGCGGGAAGTCGAAAGATCCTGCTCGTAGGAGTCGAGCTGCTCACGCGATTGATGAACTGGGAGGATCGCTCGACCGCCGTTCTCTTCGGTGACGCCGCCGGAGCCGCAGTCGTCGGCGCTGGCCAGCATGCAGCCGAAATCCTCGCTTTCACCGCCGGAACTGACGGGACCCAGGCAGAGATCCTCGGTCTCGAGATGGGTGGCACGCGAATGCCGTTCACCGTCGAGGGTGCGCAGCGCGGAGATCACAAAAAGGTGGTGATGAAGGGTCGGGAGGTGTTCCGCGAGGCCGTGACCCGCATGAGCGCTGCGGCAAAAGAAGTCCTGGCTCAGGCAGGGTGTGGCGTGGACGACGTCAAACTGGTGATCCCACACCAGGCGAACCTCCGCATCATCAGTGCGGTTCAGAAAGCACTCGCCGTGCCCGACGACACGATGTACATCAACGTGCAGGATTACGGCAACACCGGTTCGGCCTCGGTCCCCCTCGCCCTGTGGGAGGCGCGAAACAAGGGTCGGATTGGCTCTGGAGACATGGTTCTGCTGACTTCGTTTGGTGCGGGATTCCACTGGGCGGCAGCTCTGTTGCGATTCTGAACCACGCATCCGCCCCTCGCGCGCTGTTGCAGCTATGTTCGACCCGCAAAGACGCCAAGATCGCCAAGGAGAATACAAAAATCTCTCAACGTCATCCTTGCGC
The sequence above is drawn from the Acidobacteriota bacterium genome and encodes:
- a CDS encoding amino acid permease; amino-acid sequence: MSPTNSGRSRIPQGSSSGETTFARDLGLFDATMIGVGAMIGAGIFVLTGIAAGVSGPASILAFALNGAVTLLTAFAYAELASAIPRAGGGYSYVRLAFPGAMGFISGWMLWFAYTVACSLYALGFAGYFWEVFHKYMPGLTESVFGVAGEYVPIALVTLLVSFIFLRLNIRGAQVTGLAENTLTMAKLVVLGIFVAYGLKKIFGAPAESAAGFTPFFPLGASGVVVAMGLTFIAFEGYDLIATVAEEIKEPEKNIPRATFIALAVTIVMYLLILFVSLGAISVDGMASWEFLGKYGETAIVRAAEQFMPAFGVAVIVVGGLLSTMSALNATILAASRVAFSMARDRWLPKKISHIDPVRRTPKFAIIVTGVILLAMAVALPIETVGSAASLIFLLTFALVNLSVIALRRKSPEIERKYRVPFYPLTPILGIILNVFLALYQFTFQPIAWYITIGWIVFGLLLYYAYSDKLAGDIEPQVLVPSRRVDEPRPEDSVLVVLHSPDSMKTLIDFAAPVAEQRQRRLVAITVVEVPPQLPVHEGIRFAHHKEALLRAAQQYGRELGVTIETDLVIAHRVEEGILTGALRHRADMMLLAWKGFTHTSKRVFGETVDHIVRLAPCDLMVLKIAGDDFHTCLFPTAGGPNAQLAADLLNALAEAFDMVVTVGYVVPPGADEDTRHTATNWIDKTLAHSQLSVPVEKKLIESTSVAGGLGKASRDFDLVIIGAAKEPLFRKILVGEIPQNVARYSPASVLVVKRYEGPFKTTFKKILG
- a CDS encoding beta-ketoacyl-ACP synthase 3, giving the protein MTGPTIGILGLGAYLPERIMTNDDWAEHVDTSDEWITARTGIKTRRLAEEDQTTVDLAAAAARRALEDADTAIEEIDEIIVATDTPEVYIPDTASHLQNRLGAREVPAFDLGGSGCAGFVLGLDIARSRASAGSRKILLVGVELLTRLMNWEDRSTAVLFGDAAGAAVVGAGQHAAEILAFTAGTDGTQAEILGLEMGGTRMPFTVEGAQRGDHKKVVMKGREVFREAVTRMSAAAKEVLAQAGCGVDDVKLVIPHQANLRIISAVQKALAVPDDTMYINVQDYGNTGSASVPLALWEARNKGRIGSGDMVLLTSFGAGFHWAAALLRF